The following is a genomic window from Mauremys mutica isolate MM-2020 ecotype Southern chromosome 4, ASM2049712v1, whole genome shotgun sequence.
acaaggaccggAGCCCCTGAACTTtggttgttgctcagctcctgagacaaggaccggAGCCCCTGAACTTtggttgttgctcagctcctgagacaaggacctgagccccttgaactattggttgttgccccgccctgacctagggcttgggcttactgactattgttgttgctcagctcctgctgtaaggacctgagacTAGAACTGCTGttgtgctgccctgccctgactgagggccggggcttacCTTATTGACTCTGgatgctcagctcctgctgtaaggatctgggctagaactgctgtttgttgccccgccctgactgagggcccggGCTTACCTTATTGACTTTGTTATTGCTAAGCTCCTgccacaaggacctgagccctgaactattgctgtagctcagctcctgctccaaggacctgagccctgaactaatgctgtagctcagctcctgctacaaggacctgagccctggactaatgctgtctgctcagcccctgcctgagggtctgggcTAGAACTGctggttgttgccccgccctgactgagggcttggagcttaaacctctgactgtgttattgctcagctcctgctgtaaggacctgagccccttgaactattgtttgctgccccgccctgacggagggcctgggtttatctcagtgactctgtgtgctcagccccggactgagggtctgagcttagaactgttatttgctgccccgccctgactgagggcgtgGGCCTTATTGACTGCTTGCCTTTTGTTCAGCCCGCCTGAGGGGCGGAACccctggaccttcggagactgataacgaacttaggccgtgtagtgagtcggcctggctcccggccgcacctgagagggctgaGCCCCCCGCACCGGACTGTtacatgtgtgtatgtatgtttatgtttgtacagcacctagcacaataaggCCCTAATATgatcagggctcctgggtgctagTGTAATAAATCATAATAGACATTAATTACGGGAAATAGTTGCTACTGCTGAGTCCTGCTACCAATTTGCAGGGTTTTACCATCAGATATTTCTTTTGATTGCCTATTTCCTTTCCCCTGTTGCCGTGTGAAAGACCCATACaacagtgggtatgtctacactgcaatcgtgAGGTATGATTGCAGCACTTGCaggcatacccaagctagctatgATCGAGCTAGTTCgcaaaaaatagcagtgaagccgtGGCAAGGGCTACTCACCTGACTATGTACCCAGTGTCCCGGATACCtgtgccactgcccatgctgctgtggcttcactgctatttttagtgagcgCTCTTGATCATAGCTAgtttgggtatatctacacatgTTGCAATCACACCTCTTGATTGTAATATAGACATACTCGGTGAATAAAGACTGGCTGACTATACAGGAGGAAGAGCAGAATTTGCTATACACAAAAAAGTGTTGCTAAAGTAAACTGAAGAGAAGGAGATAAATATTTCCTTGTCTAACTTCTTTCAGTTAGAATAATCATAGGCAATTGTTTCTAAAAAtcataaattgaaaaaaaaaattataggaaGGAGAAATTTTAGTTGACATCATGTAACCCTGGTGTTATTTTATACCGCTTTTGGTTGAGAGAGATAAAGAAGCAGCTCCTCCAAAGCCCACCCAGTCAAACATACAGCTAGACCGGACTCCCTAGGAGTGACAACTACAGTGTTTCAAGCAGATTCTCAGACCTTCAGTCCACTGGGCAGAGGAATCTGGTACTCTGCTTCTCCTGGACTAGTCTAATGTCTTTTCGTACTCACCAGGAGGACTTGGCAATTTCAACAGCAGTTTCTCCTTGTAACTAGCATGTGTGACCAGAATGTACCATAGCACCTGGGTATACAACTTCACAATCCCATTCCCTAATACCCAGAGACATGGCAAGGCCCCTGACATGAAGGTACTATAAGGCAAAATGCTCCTTATCCCATTCCCAATCAACTGGGGCTACCCACATTGTGTCTCTGGAGAGGGTCTTGTTTACTGAAGGATGTCCTAAATCTGTCATTTACTCTGAGGCAGCATTTTCCTTCCCAGTGCTCTGCTCAGGGAATCCTTTagctccttgttcctcatgctgtagatcaAGGGGTTCAATACAGGAGTGACAAAGGTGTACACCACAGACACTACCCGGCCTTGCTCCGGGGAGTAACTGGAACTAGGGCGTAAGTATATGAAGCTGCTGCAGCCGTACATCAGGGCAACAACCATcaagtgggaggagcaggtggagaaggcacGGTGCCGGCCAGCTCCAGAGCTGATCCGCAGGATGGCGACCACAATGAAGGCATAGGAGATGcaaatcaacaggaaagggatggCCACGTTTATGACACTACAAATATAGAGGGCAACCTGGTGGACATGGGTGTTGCTGCATGCCAGACGCAGAATAGCAGgaatgtcacagaagaaatggtagATTTCATTGGTGCCACAGAATGGCAGGTGGAAGATCAGGATGGTCATATTAAGGGATACCAAGAAGCCCAGTACCAGGGATGCAGCTACAATGCTCACACAGACAGTCCAGTTCATAATGAGGGTGTAGCGCAGTGGGTGGCAGATAGCCACATATCGGTCATACGCCATGAAAGCCAGCAGCACACATCCAGCACCTCCCAGGAAGATAAAGAAGAACATCTGTGTGccacagccagccagggagaTGGTGGCCTTCCTCAAAGATGTGAGATTGGCCAGGGTCAGTGGGGCAATGATGGTGGAGTAGCAGATCTCCATAGCTGCCAGGTTggccaggaagaagtacatgggggtatgGAGGGAGCGATTGGTACAGACAATGAGCACAATGGTGCCGTTCCCACAGACACTGACCACGTACATGAGCAGAAGGATCAGGAAAATCAGCAGCTGCACCTTGGGGAGACTTGAGAAGGGATGGAAGTAGAATTCAGTCATTCCAGTTCGGTTTTCATCCCCCATGGAAATAGCAAGCGGAACCTGCTGAGAAGAGGAGCAGTTACTGTCAGCAGTAACCAAGGGCAGAACAAGTAGTAATGATATCAGACTGCAGCCAAGAGATTCAAATTCAATATCAGGGAGCAAAATCTAACTCTAGTGCAGGGGATGGGGTTACCTGTCAAAGGAGGTGGGACCTTGCCTTCCATGGAATAACATCTGGTTGCCACAGCTGATGAGAGAGAATACATTGTTtcttgcgggggcggggggaggcgagTCACACAAACTACTATTTTCAGACCTTCATAACTCAAACAATGCAACACTAAGTTTGCCAGAATCCTCTAAGTACTACGTCCTGGCCAAATGTCAGCTTACCTACCTTGGCTGTTTTGGTCCTACCTCTATACAGAGCCCAGCTCAGGAAAATTTCAGGCAGAAAGGTAAGCATGACATGCTTTAACAGGAGGTAAAGGGAGCAATTAAAGAAGATAAAAGATTGAGATGCTAAACAAAGAGatgctgaaaaaaaaatgaaggaattACAAAGCAATAAATCATCCAGAGCATATGGTacaaccaagagttctgaagagcTTCGGAATGAAGCAACTGAGCTGCTTGCAAAAAATATGCCATCTCATTAAAAATATCTAGTATACTGGAAGAGTATCAAATGTTGTacctatattttttaaaaggctagGGTTGGtgcagggaattacagaccagtacaCCTGAATTGTGTTCTTGGTAAATTGGTTGAAATGCTAATTAGAAACAGAATTATACAACATGTAAAAGATTACAATAGGATTGGCTAACCAGCATGGCTTGTGCAAGGAAAGTTGTGCCTTGTGAATGCATTAGAATTCTTTGCTTGTGTCAATAAGGCAATagataaaggaaatattttattaGACTTAGAGCAGGCCTTTGACAATGGACATCTCTACATTGCAATCAGAAGTGTGACCACAGCACAtttagacatacctgagctaggtTTGttcaagctagctcaggtatgtacACTtcttattgcaatgtagacatatccgAAGTCCCTCACATGAGGCTATTAGAGAAATTAAATAGTCATAGTGTGAGAGGCAAAGCATTGATGACAATTCAGAAATGGGCtgagagacagaaaacaaaaagtaggaataaatggtcaattttcatcaTGGCAAAAAGGTTAGTAATGGAGTGCCTCAAGCAGTGATGAGCTTGAGGCACTCCTGACCCCACGAGAGGGTCATGgtcatgcccccccaccccagggacccctgccccatccacccaccttccctgtaccctgactgcctcccgccgccccatccaacccctcctctcattcctgatggccccctgggacccctgccccatccaaccaccccttctctctgtcccctgactgcccctggaacccctgcccctgactgcttcccaccaccccatccaacccctgatcctttctgactgccccaccgtgacccttgcccctattcaatctccctgttccctgccctctgactgccccaaccctatccacccccctccaacccccgaactcccctgccctctctccaacaccccctccctgcccccttatcatgctgcctggacgtggctggcggcgctacagtccagccgtggccagagccaggagcccagggacgtggggccgggacaggagtcgcgcggctggagcccagggacgAGGGGAACGGAGCCAGAgggccgcggccggagccgggagcctggggacgcggggccggggcaggagtcacgcggccggagccaggcggctggccgGCCGGAGTCGGGGAAGCCGGAGGGCCGTggccagagctgggcagccggggaTGCAGGGCCGCTGCTGCGCCTGGACCCAcactgccggagcccggccgTGTCGCACCacagcaggagccgggcggctggagccacggggccaggccggagccgggGGGCCGTGTCTGGAGCCGGGCATCTGGGTAGGTGGGGTCACGGCCGCCGCCGTGCCCGGACCCGCACTACCGGAGCTGGGCCGCGTCGCACCACAGcaagagccgggcggccggggacacggctggagctgggcggccggcgccgcggggccgggcagggccgcggccaGAGCCGGACAgccggggccaggcagggctgtGGCCAGAGACCGCGCACAGCCCTCCTcattccctctacccctacctcagcTCCGTCTTTGTGGGcctgagcgggaagcctgcttgcttctcatccctcccaggcttcccgcacaATTCGCGGGAAGcggaggggaggagaagcagggcggagcattcatgggaggaggtggaggcaatgctgaggtgagctggggccgcagcagggagcgcttgttaaatttaaatgcccttttagaaccagttgtcacacgcgggacaaccggttctaaaagggcttctaaatttaacaaccggttcctgcgaactggtgcgaaccggctccagcacACCACTGGCCTCAAGGTTCCACACTACCTGTGCTGTTTATTAAAACAATCTGCAGGAGGGACTGAGCAGTGAAGTcactaaatttgcagatgacacaaaattatttaGGCAAGTCAATACCAGAAAAGACAATGAGGAACTACAGAGACATTTTGTAGCCCAATTACATGAATGGGctacaaaatggtagatgaaattcaacagtggccaatacaaAGTAATCCATATTGAATGGAATAGTTCAAATTACTTAATTACCTTACTGGGTTCTAACTTTACTGTTACGTCTGGATAAAAGATCTGAGCATTATTGTGGACAGCTCAATGAAGACAGAATTGGATTGAGAATGGAATGCTGAAAATGTCATTATAGTGGTACAACCTCACCTGCAATTCTGTGTTGGGTTCAGTTCTGATCACTCCATCTCCAAAAGGATAAACAGAATCAGAGGCAGTTCACAGACAGGAGACAAGAATGATAACAGGCATGGGAAAATTTACATATGATGAGAAACTGAACATATTGTTTATCTTAGAGAGGAGACAAATGAGAGAGGAGATGATAAAAGTGTACCAAATACTGCATGGTGCAGAGAAGGTCTATTTGAAATGTCTAGTCTCCCTGTctgataacacaagaacaaggggacattcaaagAAATGGAAAGGTGGCTAATTCAAAACTGAAAAGCCTTTTCCACACAATACATCATTAGCCTGTTGGGACTCATTGCCAAAGGATAtattgaggccaagaacttagcagGATTTAAAAAGGCATCAGTgctttatatggataacaagactaTCTAGAGATGGAAGAGTAAAGATTAAAAAGAAAGGTATAAACCCTcatggttagacaaacacctgtcaggaagggtctagttattacttagtcctgcttgAGCACAGAAGACTGGAccttcccttccagtcctacacttctaggACTCTATGCTCGGGGGCATAAGCCAACTTCCACTGGAAGTTAGGAAGAAACCTTCCCTGGGGACAAGTTATCCCATTATTACCTACTGAAGAATTTCTTGCAACTTCATCTGAAGCCTCTTGTACTAGCCAATGACAGGATTGTGGGTTACACAGGAttctgggttagatggaccaacCACTGGTCTGAATTAATATTGAAATTCATGTACTTTTAGGACTGTATGACCTCCCAAGAAAGGTGGGTTAGaatgtacctattgggttcctgGAAGTGGGCGGGTGAAaggatcccccaccccccagcctaaggggaggatctacaggacctgaaAACCCAACTGAgtttgggggacaactaataaaataacagggacaggagtgcggtcagagggtcaaaagaagggagcctgacggggacaccgagcagagaaccccagacagcgcccactgttcctcgaaggtgtcaagggagccagtggacgccgcccagaggaactctgcccggatacgtgaacggacagaggattggaaacaagccccacagtcacaggagtctccattggccaacctcctctccctggttttgtagatggctgtTTTAGCCAGGGCTAGGaagaggttgaccaggaggtcccgtgactttgtggggccacagatagggagtgcatagagaaggaggtgaggagaaaagtgcagccagaaacacaACAGTCTATCGTGAGGAGCTGGtttaggggctgcaacctggcgcactctaagtaaacgtgtGCCaaggtctccctcacgccgcagaaggggcaggtgtctgggacaagGGTAAACCGCACCAAATAcatgcccgtgctcacggccccatgaaggagccaccagctgatatccccggcgggcctcgggaccagggtggagtataggctggcccaacggggctcctcaccctccagaggtggcaggaggtcctgcCACTTTGTGTCGGGgcaggacacgagggtgaggaagtgaagggtgtggagcatgagcatgtatagatgtttccttggcgcggtttggaagtGGATCGGCTGCAGATTGTGCAGCCGGCttacagagaaggggtgggggggccggttgggtccacggggcaggggcccgatgaaaaggtccagaggtggagggtgggcggggcgtgccctcgtgcaggacccggtcgaggtaggcccgagcagtgGGCGGCAAAGTGGCCCTCACATCCTGAAGTACGCGCCAGGGAGTACAAggcctggagagccccatacgccgagcgagcgtcagggaaTCCAGCCAGTCTCACCAGTCGtaatccaggaggtctccgactcTGGTGacttccgccaggaccaacctctggcgcaccgagggggactccgccacctgcacacggagctggggattgtgtagcaggggctccgcgaggagatctgccccctcggtggctgcCATGGACCTGGTCGCCGAGAACAGTTTCCAGGTCTGAAGGAGGTGCTGGTAGAAGAcaggcagcccggagaggtctcgcggaagatgTGTGTTAGAATGTAAGCAGTATGGCCACTTTTACTATACAGTGGATGTCCCTAGCTCTCTAGCTATGATATAGGCTGGTCAGAGAGACAGAAAGGAAAGAAGAACTGAAGGATTAGTGCTACTGAATAACAAGAAagagtgaaagcagcaaagagtcctgtggcaccttatagataacagacatattggagcatgagctttcatgggtgaatacccacttcgtcagatgcatatagtggaaatttccaggggcaggtatatatatgcaagcaagaagcaggctacagataacgaggttagttcaatcagggaggatgaagccctcttctagcagttgaggtgtgaaaaccaagggaggagaaactactTTTGTATTTGGCAAgttattcacagtctttgtttaatcctgagctgatggtgtcaaatttgcagatgaactgaagctcggcagtttctctttgaagtctggtcctgaagttttttttgctgcaggatggctacctttaaatctgctattgtgtgtccagggagattgaagtgttctcc
Proteins encoded in this region:
- the LOC123369740 gene encoding olfactory receptor 10V1-like; its protein translation is MGDENRTGMTEFYFHPFSSLPKVQLLIFLILLLMYVVSVCGNGTIVLIVCTNRSLHTPMYFFLANLAAMEICYSTIIAPLTLANLTSLRKATISLAGCGTQMFFFIFLGGAGCVLLAFMAYDRYVAICHPLRYTLIMNWTVCVSIVAASLVLGFLVSLNMTILIFHLPFCGTNEIYHFFCDIPAILRLACSNTHVHQVALYICSVINVAIPFLLICISYAFIVVAILRISSGAGRHRAFSTCSSHLMVVALMYGCSSFIYLRPSSSYSPEQGRVVSVVYTFVTPVLNPLIYSMRNKELKDSLSRALGRKMLPQSK